One genomic region from Athalia rosae chromosome 3, iyAthRosa1.1, whole genome shotgun sequence encodes:
- the LOC105693182 gene encoding facilitated trehalose transporter Tret1-like isoform X2 — MACGGHLGWTSPALPHLTGPDSEFPVTKAEGAWVASLYTLGGILASFISGFCVDRLGRKFSLLAFALPQLAGWGLVIAAKSVVTLYIARFVAGIGHGGIYNVAVIYLGEIADKNIRGALGTFLKMSTNLGTLFVTAVGAYLPYWQLNLVSMVVPLTFVATFVFMPETPYFFLIKGRDEEAEQSLMKLRRVNKPESVREDITAMKDAVIEGQRSSRNAIFELVGTKGNRRALVILLGLKATQQFSGHMAIVAYTQEIFSHSGSSLAPSQAVIVLGGAQLVAGFVAAGLVDRAGRRPLMLVSGIAAALALAIEGLFFYLKYEAEVDVSSFTWLPIVALIAYEVMVALGIGTLPYVLLGELFPTNVKGPAVACGIIVGSIFAFAVGLGYQAINSVAGIHTTFWIFAICCASGTIFVFWLTPETKGKTLEEIQAELNPPAKVVPGA, encoded by the coding sequence ATGGCGTGCGGTGGTCACCTTGGATGGACGTCACCCGCCCTTCCACATTTGACGGGACCAGATTCCGAATTCCCGGTGACCAAAGCGGAAGGCGCCTGGGTAGCGTCGCTCTACACCCTAGGAGGAATTTTGGCCTCGTTCATAAGCGGTTTTTGCGTCGATCGACTGGGaaggaaattttcattgcTCGCGTTCGCACTACCGCAACTCGCGGGCTGGGGTCTTGTCATTGCCGCAAAAAGCGTGGTGACCCTTTACATCGCCAGATTCGTAGCCGGCATAGGTCACGGCGGTATTTACAACGTGGCTGTCATATACCTAGGAGAAATAGCGGACAAGAATATACGCGGAGCGCTCGGTACGTTTCTAAAAATGTCTACGAACCTTGGAACGCTTTTTGTTACCGCTGTCGGTGCTTACTTGCCGTATTGGCAGTTGAATTTGGTGTCGATGGTGGTTCCACTGACGTTCGTAGCGACCTTTGTCTTTATGCCGGAAACGCCTTATTTCTTCCTAATCAAAGGAAGAGACGAGGAGGCCGAACAGTCTCTGATGAAACTGAGGAGAGTCAATAAACCCGAAAGCGTCAGGGAAGACATAACTGCCATGAAAGACGCGGTTATCGAAGGTCAAAGATCGTCGAGAAACGCGATATTCGAACTAGTCGGAACCAAGGGGAACAGAAGAGCCCTCGTCATACTCCTGGGACTGAAAGCGACGCAACAATTCTCCGGACACATGGCGATCGTCGCTTATACCCAGGAAATATTCAGCCACAGCGGATCGTCCCTCGCACCGAGTCAAGCGGTCATCGTACTCGGTGGCGCCCAATTGGTAGCCGGTTTCGTCGCCGCCGGTTTGGTGGATCGCGCCGGAAGACGACCCCTGATGCTGGTTTCGGGGATAGCGGCCGCCCTCGCACTGGCGATCGAGGGATTGTTCTTTTATCTCAAGTACGAAGCGGAGGTGGACGTTTCTTCGTTCACTTGGCTTCCGATCGTCGCTCTGATTGCCTACGAAGTGATGGTCGCTCTCGGCATAGGTACACTGCCCTACGTACTCCTGGGAGAATTATTCCCGACGAATGTCAAGGGTCCAGCTGTGGCCTGCGGTATAATAGTGGGCTCGATATTCGCGTTCGCGGTCGGACTTGGATATCAGGCGATAAATTCAGTGGCTGGTATTCACACTACTTTTTGGATATTCGCAATTTGTTGCGCATCAGGTACGATATTCGTTTTTTGGCTCACCCCAGAGACCAAGGGAAAAACCTTGGAGGAAATACAAGCGGAATTGAACCCTCCGGCAAAGGTTGTACCGGGTGCCTGA
- the LOC105693182 gene encoding facilitated trehalose transporter Tret1-like isoform X1 has product MHLKLFSCWRRNAGPPGTGGAVREDDRQVPSSVEDGVTRDTVVKKQFQEFDLQESPNLERTRQWLQFAAAVSACLGVMACGGHLGWTSPALPHLTGPDSEFPVTKAEGAWVASLYTLGGILASFISGFCVDRLGRKFSLLAFALPQLAGWGLVIAAKSVVTLYIARFVAGIGHGGIYNVAVIYLGEIADKNIRGALGTFLKMSTNLGTLFVTAVGAYLPYWQLNLVSMVVPLTFVATFVFMPETPYFFLIKGRDEEAEQSLMKLRRVNKPESVREDITAMKDAVIEGQRSSRNAIFELVGTKGNRRALVILLGLKATQQFSGHMAIVAYTQEIFSHSGSSLAPSQAVIVLGGAQLVAGFVAAGLVDRAGRRPLMLVSGIAAALALAIEGLFFYLKYEAEVDVSSFTWLPIVALIAYEVMVALGIGTLPYVLLGELFPTNVKGPAVACGIIVGSIFAFAVGLGYQAINSVAGIHTTFWIFAICCASGTIFVFWLTPETKGKTLEEIQAELNPPAKVVPGA; this is encoded by the exons ATGCATTTGAAGTTATTTTCCTGCTGGAGGAGAAACGCCGGTCCTCCCGGTACCGGGGGTGCAGTTCGAGAAGACGATCGTCAAGTACCGTCATCGGTCGAAGACGGTGTTACTCGTGACACCGTTGTGAAAAAGCAATTTCAAGAATTCGATCTCCAAGAATCCCCGAATCTCGAAAGAACGAGACAATGGCTGCAGTTCGCTGCCGCTGTCAGTG cctGCTTGGGCGTAATGGCGTGCGGTGGTCACCTTGGATGGACGTCACCCGCCCTTCCACATTTGACGGGACCAGATTCCGAATTCCCGGTGACCAAAGCGGAAGGCGCCTGGGTAGCGTCGCTCTACACCCTAGGAGGAATTTTGGCCTCGTTCATAAGCGGTTTTTGCGTCGATCGACTGGGaaggaaattttcattgcTCGCGTTCGCACTACCGCAACTCGCGGGCTGGGGTCTTGTCATTGCCGCAAAAAGCGTGGTGACCCTTTACATCGCCAGATTCGTAGCCGGCATAGGTCACGGCGGTATTTACAACGTGGCTGTCATATACCTAGGAGAAATAGCGGACAAGAATATACGCGGAGCGCTCGGTACGTTTCTAAAAATGTCTACGAACCTTGGAACGCTTTTTGTTACCGCTGTCGGTGCTTACTTGCCGTATTGGCAGTTGAATTTGGTGTCGATGGTGGTTCCACTGACGTTCGTAGCGACCTTTGTCTTTATGCCGGAAACGCCTTATTTCTTCCTAATCAAAGGAAGAGACGAGGAGGCCGAACAGTCTCTGATGAAACTGAGGAGAGTCAATAAACCCGAAAGCGTCAGGGAAGACATAACTGCCATGAAAGACGCGGTTATCGAAGGTCAAAGATCGTCGAGAAACGCGATATTCGAACTAGTCGGAACCAAGGGGAACAGAAGAGCCCTCGTCATACTCCTGGGACTGAAAGCGACGCAACAATTCTCCGGACACATGGCGATCGTCGCTTATACCCAGGAAATATTCAGCCACAGCGGATCGTCCCTCGCACCGAGTCAAGCGGTCATCGTACTCGGTGGCGCCCAATTGGTAGCCGGTTTCGTCGCCGCCGGTTTGGTGGATCGCGCCGGAAGACGACCCCTGATGCTGGTTTCGGGGATAGCGGCCGCCCTCGCACTGGCGATCGAGGGATTGTTCTTTTATCTCAAGTACGAAGCGGAGGTGGACGTTTCTTCGTTCACTTGGCTTCCGATCGTCGCTCTGATTGCCTACGAAGTGATGGTCGCTCTCGGCATAGGTACACTGCCCTACGTACTCCTGGGAGAATTATTCCCGACGAATGTCAAGGGTCCAGCTGTGGCCTGCGGTATAATAGTGGGCTCGATATTCGCGTTCGCGGTCGGACTTGGATATCAGGCGATAAATTCAGTGGCTGGTATTCACACTACTTTTTGGATATTCGCAATTTGTTGCGCATCAGGTACGATATTCGTTTTTTGGCTCACCCCAGAGACCAAGGGAAAAACCTTGGAGGAAATACAAGCGGAATTGAACCCTCCGGCAAAGGTTGTACCGGGTGCCTGA